Genomic window (Arthrobacter sp. StoSoilA2):
TGCTGGCGGATGCGCGCCGGGTTGCCGTGCTGGAAGACAGCGTGGACCACCCCGACGTCGGTGGTTCCAAAGTGCAAGGGGACGAAACCGCTCCTCTTCGAGGACGATCGAGGATCGCGGTCCTTGAAAACCTAACCGACCATACGAACGTAGGGGCGATCTTCCGCAGCGCGGCAGCCATCGGTGTCGACGCTGTACTGGTCTCGCCCCAGTGCGCCGACCCGCTGTACCGACGCTCCATCCGGGTGTCGATGGGCACCGTGTTCCAGGTGCCGTGGACGCGGATCGAGTCGTGGCCTGGAGACCTTGGAGTCCTTAAGGATGCAGGTTACTTCGTTGCCGGCATGTCGCTTGGCGAAGGGGCCATAACACTCGATGAGCTGGTCGCCCAGGACCATCCGAACCTCGCGCTGGTCTTCGGCACCGAGGGTGAGGGATTGAAGCCTGAGACCGACCAAGTGCTCGACGCGCGCGTAACAATTCCGATGATGAATGGCGTGGATTCGCTGAATGTTGCCGCGGCATCCGCTGTGGCGTTCTACGCGACAAAGTAGTGGCCCCCCAGCGATCGCGGCCCGACGATGGCCGGGTCATGCTGAGGCGATGAGGCGGGGGAGGTTGGAGAGCGCTCCGGCGGCATGGGCTCGGCTGCGCTCCTGAGCCTCGGGGATGCGTGGGTCGTCGGCATAACGCTGCAGCTCGGCGAAAGGATACAGCCGGCTCGTGCGCGACCATGCGGACACGGCCGGATGCTTGCCGCGTGCCCGGGAGTTCGCCATCAGCGCGGCGTAGGCGATGAGGAAGTCGACATTCCGATCCCAGAGGTGCAGCGGGCGGCACAGCTTGTTCTTCTGGTCGTCGTCGTGGAGTTCGGCTTCGACGACGCCAAGCATCGCGTACTGGAACGAGACGGTGCCCCAGAACATCGGCTGAAGCGTGATGCGGCCAGGTTCGAAGATCGGACGAAGTGGAGGCCGGACGAGCCCCGTCGCCGCGCAGTGGACGTGCAGCGTTTCGCGTGTCGTGGGGATGACGCCGTCGTCGAGGATGATGCGGTCGCGCTCGACACTACGCACGTGGCCGAGTCGGACGACATCCTCGATTTGCCGGAGGAGGGCGATCTCGGCTTCTCCGACGATCGCGCCGTGGAACATCGTGGGTGGCACCGAGGGATCAACCCGTAGCAGGATTCCCTGTTCGTCGAGCCGTGCGAAG
Coding sequences:
- a CDS encoding RNA methyltransferase — protein: MTFHYLESADDPRVTDYTTLTDVHLRKVREPEEGMYIAESSKVLRRALAAGHQPRSFFLAEKWLEDLDDVFQAYPDVPVFVGKAKLLEEITGFHLHRGAMAAMHRPAPVPLSQLLADARRVAVLEDSVDHPDVGGSKVQGDETAPLRGRSRIAVLENLTDHTNVGAIFRSAAAIGVDAVLVSPQCADPLYRRSIRVSMGTVFQVPWTRIESWPGDLGVLKDAGYFVAGMSLGEGAITLDELVAQDHPNLALVFGTEGEGLKPETDQVLDARVTIPMMNGVDSLNVAAASAVAFYATK